One Streptomyces sp. CNQ-509 DNA window includes the following coding sequences:
- the serB gene encoding phosphoserine phosphatase SerB: protein MTTAARTLLVKIFGRDRAGLTAGLFDTLAAYRVEVIDIEQIVTRGRITLCALVTPPVGATEGELRATIHSWAGSMRLEAEIISGTGDNEPRAPGRSHVTVLGQPLTAESTAGIAATITGTGANIDRIFRLAKYPVTAVEFEVSGAATEELRPALAIAAARLGVDVAVVASGLQRRAQRLVVMDVDSTLIQDEVIELFAAHAGCEAEVAAVTAAAMRGELDFEQSLHARVELLAGLEDSVVDKVREEVRLTPGARTLIRTLKRLGYQVGVVSGGFTQITDDLKERLSLDFAAANTLEIVGGKLTGRITGPVVDRAGKARLLSGFAAEAGVPLSQTVAIGDGANDLDMLNAAGLGVAFNAKPLVREAAHAAVNVPFLDTVLYLLGITRDEVEAADTTG from the coding sequence ATGACCACCGCCGCCCGCACGCTTCTCGTCAAGATCTTCGGCCGCGACCGCGCCGGTCTCACCGCCGGCCTCTTCGACACCCTCGCCGCCTACCGGGTCGAGGTCATCGACATCGAGCAGATCGTCACCCGCGGCCGCATCACCCTGTGCGCCCTGGTCACGCCCCCCGTCGGGGCCACCGAGGGCGAGCTGCGCGCGACGATCCACTCCTGGGCCGGCTCGATGCGCCTGGAGGCGGAGATAATCTCCGGCACCGGCGACAACGAGCCGCGCGCCCCCGGCCGCTCCCACGTGACCGTGCTCGGGCAGCCGCTGACCGCCGAGTCGACCGCCGGCATCGCCGCCACGATCACCGGTACCGGCGCCAACATCGACCGCATCTTCCGGCTCGCGAAGTACCCCGTCACCGCCGTCGAGTTCGAGGTCTCCGGCGCCGCCACCGAGGAGCTGCGCCCCGCGCTCGCCATAGCCGCCGCCCGCCTCGGCGTGGACGTCGCCGTCGTCGCCTCCGGACTGCAGCGCCGGGCGCAGCGGCTGGTGGTGATGGACGTCGACTCCACCCTCATCCAGGACGAGGTCATCGAGCTGTTCGCCGCGCACGCCGGCTGCGAGGCCGAGGTCGCGGCGGTGACCGCCGCCGCGATGCGCGGCGAGCTGGACTTCGAGCAGTCCCTGCACGCCCGGGTGGAGCTGCTGGCGGGGCTGGAGGACTCGGTGGTGGACAAGGTGCGCGAGGAGGTACGGCTGACGCCCGGCGCCCGCACCCTGATCCGTACGCTCAAGCGCCTCGGCTACCAGGTGGGCGTCGTCTCCGGCGGCTTCACGCAGATCACCGACGACCTCAAGGAACGGCTCTCGCTCGACTTCGCCGCCGCGAACACCCTGGAGATCGTCGGCGGCAAGCTCACCGGGCGGATCACGGGGCCGGTCGTGGACCGGGCGGGCAAGGCGCGGCTGCTGAGCGGCTTCGCCGCGGAGGCGGGCGTGCCGCTGTCACAGACGGTGGCGATCGGGGACGGCGCGAACGACCTCGACATGCTCAACGCGGCGGGCCTCGGAGTGGCGTTCAACGCCAAGCCGCTGGTCCGGGAGGCCGCGCACGCGGCGGTGAACGTGCCGTTCCTCGACACCGTCCTCTATCTGCTCGGCATCACGCGCGACGAGGTGGAGGCGGCGGACACGACCGGCTGA
- a CDS encoding YafY family protein: protein MSDTPARLLTLLSVLQSGREHSGPELARRLGVSVRTVRRDVDRLRALGYPVAATVGAAGGYRLAAGTAMPPLLLDDDEAVAVAAGLRAVAAGGVEGIGETSARALAKLEQVLPARLRRRVSALQRVTVPLTVSPAGAVAATGAPVAAEVLAVLAAASSRGEGLRFGYRGKRGGDASEGRAADRVREGRPGPRSAPPAAGPGGRPPGEGRTGPDGGTRRHVEPYRLVSTGQRWYLVAYDRDRADWRTFRVDRIDDPQPTGVRHPPRELPAADAAAFVAESVAGHRGRYRAVVTLYVSLDEAVRRLPRGAGLLEAAGPGRCTLVTGGDALDWLAVRIALLGVDFEVREPPELADFLRDLGDRISRSCPPPPPRRA, encoded by the coding sequence ATGAGCGACACCCCCGCACGGCTGCTCACGCTGCTGTCCGTGCTGCAGAGCGGGCGCGAGCACAGCGGCCCCGAGCTGGCCCGGCGCCTCGGCGTCAGCGTGCGCACCGTACGCCGCGACGTCGACCGGCTGCGCGCGCTGGGCTACCCCGTGGCCGCCACCGTCGGCGCCGCCGGCGGCTACCGGCTCGCCGCGGGCACCGCGATGCCGCCCCTGCTCCTCGACGACGACGAGGCCGTCGCCGTCGCCGCCGGACTGCGCGCCGTGGCCGCCGGGGGCGTCGAGGGGATCGGGGAGACGTCCGCACGGGCGCTCGCCAAGCTGGAGCAGGTGCTCCCGGCGCGGCTGCGCCGCCGCGTCTCCGCGCTCCAGCGGGTCACGGTGCCGCTGACCGTGAGCCCGGCGGGCGCGGTGGCGGCGACGGGGGCGCCGGTGGCCGCGGAGGTGCTGGCGGTGCTGGCGGCGGCGAGCAGCAGGGGGGAGGGGCTGCGGTTCGGCTACCGGGGCAAGCGCGGGGGAGACGCGTCCGAGGGCCGTGCGGCGGACCGCGTACGCGAGGGGCGTCCCGGGCCCCGCTCCGCGCCGCCGGCCGCCGGGCCCGGCGGCCGGCCGCCGGGCGAGGGCCGTACCGGCCCTGACGGCGGCACGCGGCGGCACGTCGAGCCGTACCGCCTGGTCAGCACGGGACAGCGGTGGTATCTCGTCGCGTACGACCGCGACCGCGCCGACTGGCGCACCTTCCGCGTCGACCGGATCGACGACCCGCAACCGACCGGCGTCCGCCACCCGCCGCGCGAGCTGCCCGCGGCCGACGCCGCCGCCTTCGTCGCCGAGTCCGTCGCCGGCCACCGCGGCCGCTACCGCGCCGTCGTCACCCTGTACGTCTCCCTGGACGAGGCCGTACGCCGCCTCCCGCGCGGCGCTGGGCTGCTGGAGGCCGCGGGGCCCGGCCGCTGCACGCTGGTCACCGGCGGCGACGCGCTCGACTGGCTGGCCGTGCGGATCGCCCTGCTCGGCGTGGACTTCGAGGTGCGCGAGCCGCCGGAGCTGGCGGACTTCCTGCGCGACCTCGGCGACCGCATCAGCCGGTCGTGTCCGCCGCCTCCACCTCGTCGCGCGTGA
- a CDS encoding histidine phosphatase family protein: MSAGTPRSIVLLRHAKAEWAQDSDHERPLAERGRADAPAAGDFLAAHDIDPDLTLCSSAKRTRETWKLVVGQLPRRPRTVYEERLYEASLGELIQVLNEVPDDVSTLLVVGHNPGMHGLADALAGSAEGDTLTRLSRGFPTSGVAVVEFAGSWKGVEHGVGRLTEFWTPHQQ; the protein is encoded by the coding sequence ATGAGCGCAGGAACGCCCCGCAGCATCGTCCTTCTCCGACACGCCAAGGCCGAATGGGCCCAGGACTCCGACCACGAGCGCCCGCTCGCCGAGCGCGGCCGCGCCGACGCTCCCGCCGCCGGGGACTTCCTCGCGGCCCACGACATCGACCCCGACCTGACCCTCTGCTCCAGCGCCAAACGCACCCGCGAGACCTGGAAGCTCGTCGTTGGCCAGCTTCCCCGCCGTCCCCGCACGGTCTACGAGGAGCGGCTGTACGAGGCGTCCCTCGGCGAGCTGATCCAGGTGCTGAACGAGGTCCCCGACGACGTCTCCACGCTGCTGGTCGTCGGCCACAACCCCGGCATGCACGGCCTCGCCGACGCCCTGGCGGGCTCCGCCGAGGGCGACACGCTGACCAGGCTGAGCCGCGGCTTCCCGACCTCGGGCGTGGCCGTGGTGGAGTTCGCCGGCTCGTGGAAGGGCGTGGAGCACGGCGTGGGCCGGCTCACCGAGTTCTGGACGCCGCACCAGCAGTGA
- a CDS encoding SGM_5486 family transporter-associated protein, giving the protein MPVLDPNPQNGQRKLLYVLGAMLAITVVIGVIATIASP; this is encoded by the coding sequence ATGCCCGTGCTCGACCCGAATCCCCAGAACGGGCAGCGCAAGCTGCTCTACGTGCTCGGCGCGATGCTCGCCATCACGGTGGTCATCGGCGTCATCGCCACGATCGCCTCACCCTGA
- a CDS encoding MFS transporter produces MMVRMPRRSILTKTAETPGEPTGEVRADAPPAASGPAAAPRIAPWLLRLMIPALLLAAINLRPAIASFGSVLEDVRTDIGMSGTVAGLLTSMPALCFAVFGSLAPRFARRFGPVAVVAGGLVAIAGGLALRPLFGNTPAFLAASALALGGIAVGNVLIPVIVKRWFPDRVGSMTGLYSMGLALGTASAAGLTVPLSEALGGSWRLGLGVWAAVAAGAVVPWAVLSRGSRRAGTAESAGAAGSAGSTASTRSAGSAGSARDAGAEGAAEPARPVRITASPTAWALAVFFGLQATAAYVTIGWLPQIYRDAGVSASTAGLLLALAMGMGVPLAFVLPRIAARLHHQGPLVVVLGACGLGGYAGLWLAPAGGAWVWALLLAVSNCAFPLVLTLLGARARSHAGLVRLSAFAQSTGYLISIPGPLAVGALYGATDGWTVPLAVLAAFMVAQVAVGIVAGRDRVVEDEL; encoded by the coding sequence ATGATGGTCCGCATGCCACGCCGCAGCATCCTCACGAAAACCGCCGAGACCCCGGGAGAGCCGACCGGAGAAGTGCGGGCCGACGCGCCCCCGGCGGCTTCCGGACCGGCGGCCGCGCCGCGGATCGCGCCCTGGCTGCTGCGGCTCATGATCCCCGCGCTGCTGCTCGCGGCGATCAACCTGCGGCCGGCGATAGCCTCGTTCGGCTCGGTGCTGGAGGACGTGCGCACCGACATCGGCATGAGCGGCACGGTCGCCGGCCTGCTCACCTCCATGCCGGCGCTCTGTTTCGCCGTCTTCGGCAGCCTCGCGCCCCGCTTCGCCCGCCGCTTCGGCCCCGTGGCGGTCGTCGCCGGCGGGCTCGTCGCGATAGCCGGCGGCCTGGCGCTGCGCCCGCTGTTCGGGAACACCCCCGCGTTCCTGGCGGCCAGCGCGCTGGCGCTCGGCGGCATCGCCGTGGGCAACGTGCTGATCCCCGTCATCGTCAAACGCTGGTTCCCGGACCGGGTCGGCTCGATGACCGGGCTCTACTCGATGGGCCTGGCCCTCGGCACGGCTTCCGCCGCCGGCCTCACCGTGCCCCTGAGCGAGGCGCTGGGCGGGAGCTGGCGCCTGGGGCTCGGCGTGTGGGCCGCCGTCGCGGCGGGCGCCGTGGTGCCGTGGGCGGTGCTGTCGCGCGGGTCGCGCCGCGCGGGGACCGCCGAGTCCGCGGGGGCGGCCGGATCCGCGGGGTCCACGGCGTCCACGCGGTCCGCGGGGTCCGCTGGGTCCGCGCGGGACGCCGGTGCCGAGGGGGCGGCGGAGCCGGCGCGGCCGGTTCGTATCACCGCCAGCCCCACCGCGTGGGCGCTCGCCGTCTTCTTCGGCCTCCAGGCCACCGCCGCGTACGTCACCATCGGCTGGCTGCCGCAGATCTACCGCGACGCCGGCGTGTCCGCCTCCACGGCCGGGCTGCTGCTCGCCCTCGCGATGGGCATGGGCGTCCCGCTGGCCTTCGTGCTGCCGCGGATCGCGGCCCGGCTGCACCACCAGGGGCCGCTGGTCGTGGTGCTCGGCGCGTGCGGCCTCGGCGGCTACGCGGGGCTGTGGCTGGCGCCCGCGGGCGGGGCCTGGGTGTGGGCACTGCTGCTCGCCGTGTCCAACTGCGCGTTCCCGCTGGTCCTCACCCTGCTCGGGGCCCGGGCCCGCAGCCACGCCGGCCTCGTCCGGCTCTCCGCCTTCGCGCAGAGCACCGGCTACCTGATCTCCATCCCGGGCCCGCTGGCCGTCGGCGCGCTGTACGGGGCCACGGACGGCTGGACCGTCCCGCTTGCGGTGCTCGCGGCGTTCATGGTCGCCCAGGTGGCCGTGGGGATCGTCGCCGGACGCGACCGCGTGGTCGAGGACGAGCTCTGA
- a CDS encoding FadR/GntR family transcriptional regulator, translated as MALTSPRRSSLTDQVIAQLRTQITAGEWPVGSRIPTEPELVEQLGVARNTVREAVRALANNGLLDIRQGSGTYVAATSELAGVMQRRFADARPAHVAELRSALEAQAARLAAVRRTEAEMTQLELLLRRREEAWESGDAAAFVDADATLHLAVATASHNEVLTAVYADLGEVVRTTLRSKVGDVLLPAEHLDHARMVTAIRAGDAETAAEEAASHAYGCMPEPALGG; from the coding sequence ATGGCACTGACCTCGCCGCGCCGATCGAGCCTCACCGACCAGGTGATCGCGCAGTTGCGCACGCAGATCACCGCGGGCGAGTGGCCGGTCGGCAGCCGCATCCCGACCGAGCCGGAGCTGGTGGAGCAACTGGGCGTCGCGCGGAACACCGTCCGCGAGGCGGTCCGGGCGCTCGCGAACAACGGCCTGCTCGACATCCGGCAGGGCTCCGGCACGTACGTCGCCGCGACGAGCGAGCTGGCCGGCGTGATGCAGCGCCGCTTCGCCGATGCCCGTCCCGCGCACGTCGCGGAGCTGCGCAGCGCGCTGGAGGCGCAGGCGGCCCGGCTGGCGGCGGTGCGCCGTACGGAGGCGGAGATGACGCAGTTGGAGCTGCTGCTGCGGCGCCGCGAGGAGGCGTGGGAGTCGGGCGACGCGGCGGCGTTCGTCGACGCGGACGCGACGCTGCACCTGGCGGTGGCGACGGCGTCGCACAACGAGGTGCTGACGGCCGTCTACGCGGACCTGGGCGAGGTCGTCCGCACGACGCTGCGCTCCAAGGTGGGCGACGTGCTGCTGCCGGCGGAACACCTGGACCACGCCCGGATGGTGACGGCGATCCGCGCGGGCGACGCGGAAACCGCCGCGGAGGAGGCCGCAAGCCACGCCTACGGCTGCATGCCGGAACCGGCCCTCGGCGGCTGA
- the fabI gene encoding enoyl-ACP reductase FabI: MSGILDGKRVLITGVLLESSIAFHAAKLAQEQGAEIILTAFPRPTLTERIAKKLPKPAKVVELDVTDDEHLARIEGIVREELGGLDGLVHSVGFAPPDALGGNFLHTPFESVATAMHVSAFSLKSLTMACLPLMQGGGSVVGMTFDAQFAWPQYDWMGPAKAALEATSRYLARDLGKENVRCNLVSAGPIGSMAAKSIPGFSDLADVWNTRSPLEWDMADPEPAGRGVVALLSDWFPKTTGEIVHVDGGVHIMGA; the protein is encoded by the coding sequence ATGAGCGGAATCCTCGACGGCAAGCGCGTCCTCATCACCGGGGTGCTGCTGGAGTCGTCCATCGCCTTCCACGCGGCGAAGCTGGCGCAGGAGCAGGGCGCGGAGATCATCCTCACCGCGTTCCCGCGGCCCACGCTCACCGAGCGCATCGCGAAGAAGCTGCCCAAGCCGGCGAAGGTCGTCGAACTCGACGTCACCGACGACGAGCACCTGGCGCGGATCGAGGGCATCGTGCGCGAGGAGCTGGGCGGGCTCGACGGCCTCGTGCACTCCGTGGGCTTCGCCCCGCCGGACGCGCTCGGCGGCAACTTCCTGCACACCCCCTTCGAGTCCGTCGCCACCGCCATGCATGTCTCGGCGTTCTCGCTGAAGTCTCTGACGATGGCGTGCCTGCCGCTGATGCAGGGCGGCGGTTCGGTCGTCGGCATGACCTTCGACGCGCAGTTCGCGTGGCCGCAGTACGACTGGATGGGCCCGGCGAAGGCGGCCCTGGAGGCCACCAGCCGCTATCTGGCCCGCGACCTGGGCAAGGAGAACGTCCGCTGCAACCTGGTCTCGGCCGGTCCCATCGGCTCCATGGCGGCGAAGTCCATCCCCGGCTTCTCGGACCTGGCGGACGTGTGGAACACGCGCTCGCCGCTGGAGTGGGACATGGCGGACCCGGAGCCGGCGGGGCGCGGGGTCGTGGCGCTGCTGTCGGACTGGTTCCCGAAGACGACGGGCGAGATCGTGCACGTGGACGGCGGGGTGCACATCATGGGCGCGTAG
- the fabG gene encoding 3-oxoacyl-[acyl-carrier-protein] reductase, which yields MSRSVLVTGGNRGIGLDITRAFAEAGDKVAFTYRSGEPPAALVELGCLPVKCDITDTEQVDRAYKEVEEAHGNVEVLVANAGITKDQLLMRMSEEDFVSVLDTNLTGTFRVVKRANRGMLRARKGRVVLISSVVGLMGSPGQSNYAASKAALVGFARSLARELGSRNITFNVVAPGFVETDMTRVLSAERQAEIAAQVPLGRYARPEDVAAAVRFLASDDASYITGAVLPVDGGLGMGH from the coding sequence TTGAGCCGCTCGGTTCTGGTCACCGGAGGCAACCGCGGTATCGGCCTCGACATCACCCGCGCGTTCGCCGAGGCGGGCGACAAGGTCGCGTTCACGTACCGCTCCGGCGAGCCGCCCGCGGCGCTGGTGGAGCTGGGCTGTCTGCCCGTGAAGTGCGACATCACCGACACCGAGCAGGTCGACCGGGCGTACAAGGAGGTGGAGGAGGCACACGGCAACGTCGAGGTGCTGGTGGCCAACGCCGGTATCACCAAGGACCAGTTGCTGATGCGGATGTCCGAGGAGGACTTCGTCTCCGTCCTGGACACCAACCTCACCGGCACCTTCCGCGTCGTCAAGCGAGCCAACCGCGGCATGCTGCGGGCCCGCAAGGGCCGCGTGGTGCTCATCTCCTCCGTGGTGGGCCTCATGGGCTCCCCCGGCCAGTCCAACTACGCCGCCTCCAAGGCGGCGCTCGTCGGCTTCGCCCGCTCGCTGGCGCGCGAGCTGGGCTCGCGCAACATCACCTTCAACGTCGTCGCTCCCGGCTTCGTCGAGACCGACATGACGCGGGTGCTCTCGGCGGAGCGGCAGGCGGAGATCGCCGCGCAGGTGCCGCTCGGCCGGTACGCGCGGCCGGAGGACGTCGCAGCCGCGGTGCGCTTCCTCGCCTCCGACGACGCCTCGTACATCACCGGAGCCGTCCTTCCCGTGGACGGCGGATTGGGCATGGGTCACTGA
- a CDS encoding TldD/PmbA family protein — protein MSKSVHSLDDGFLALPLSALADAALARARALGAEHADFRLERVRSAALRLKDAKLAGSTDTTDLGYAVRVVHGGAWGFAAGVDLTMDAAARVAARAVAMAKLSARVIAAAGADERVELAPEPVHAEKTWISAYEVNPFDVPDADKTGLLTEWSERLLAAPGISHVDASLLAVQENKFYADTAGTSTTQQRVRMHPELTAVTVTDSGDFDSMRTLAPPAGRGWEYATGTGWDWDEELARIPGWLAEKLAAPSVEAGSYDLVVDPSNLWLTIHESVGHATELDRALGYEAAYAGTSFATFDQLGTLRYGSGLMNVTGDRTAEHGLASIGYDDEGVQAQSWDLVREGVLVGYQTDRRIAKLTGFDRSNGCAYADSPAHVPVQRMANVSLQPAPEGPTTEELIGEVERGIYVVGDRSWSIDMQRYNFQFTAQRFFRIENGRLAGQLKDVAYQATTTDFWGSMSAIGGPETYVLGGTFSCGKAQPGQSASVSHGCPSALFRNVNILNTTQEAGR, from the coding sequence GTGAGCAAGTCGGTCCATTCCCTCGACGACGGGTTCCTCGCACTGCCGCTGAGTGCCCTCGCGGACGCCGCGCTCGCGCGGGCCCGGGCGCTGGGCGCCGAGCACGCCGACTTCCGCCTGGAGCGGGTGCGCAGCGCGGCCCTGCGGCTGAAGGACGCCAAGCTGGCGGGCTCCACGGACACCACCGACCTTGGGTACGCGGTGCGCGTGGTGCACGGCGGGGCCTGGGGCTTCGCCGCCGGGGTCGACCTGACGATGGACGCCGCCGCGCGGGTCGCCGCCCGGGCGGTGGCGATGGCGAAGCTGTCGGCGCGGGTCATCGCCGCGGCCGGGGCGGACGAGCGGGTCGAGCTGGCGCCGGAGCCGGTGCACGCGGAGAAGACGTGGATCTCCGCGTACGAGGTGAACCCCTTCGACGTACCGGACGCCGACAAGACCGGGCTGCTGACGGAGTGGAGCGAACGGCTGCTCGCCGCCCCGGGCATCTCGCACGTGGACGCCTCGCTGCTGGCGGTGCAGGAGAACAAGTTCTACGCCGACACCGCCGGCACCTCGACCACCCAGCAGCGGGTGCGGATGCACCCCGAACTGACCGCGGTGACGGTCACCGACTCCGGCGACTTCGACTCGATGCGCACCCTCGCCCCGCCCGCGGGCCGCGGCTGGGAGTACGCGACCGGCACCGGCTGGGACTGGGACGAGGAGCTGGCGCGGATCCCCGGCTGGCTGGCCGAGAAGCTGGCGGCGCCGAGCGTCGAGGCCGGCTCGTACGACCTGGTGGTCGACCCGTCGAACCTGTGGCTGACGATCCACGAATCCGTCGGCCACGCCACCGAGCTGGACCGCGCCCTCGGCTACGAGGCCGCGTACGCGGGCACGTCCTTCGCCACGTTCGACCAGCTCGGGACCTTGCGCTACGGCTCAGGACTGATGAACGTCACCGGCGACCGCACCGCAGAACACGGGCTCGCCAGCATCGGCTACGACGACGAGGGCGTGCAGGCGCAGTCCTGGGACCTGGTCCGCGAAGGCGTGCTCGTCGGCTACCAGACGGACCGCCGGATCGCGAAGCTCACCGGCTTCGACCGCTCCAACGGCTGCGCCTACGCCGACTCCCCCGCCCACGTGCCCGTCCAGCGCATGGCGAACGTCTCCCTCCAGCCCGCGCCCGAGGGCCCGACGACCGAGGAGCTGATCGGCGAGGTCGAGCGCGGCATCTACGTCGTCGGCGACCGCTCCTGGTCGATCGACATGCAGCGCTACAACTTCCAGTTCACCGCGCAGCGGTTCTTCCGGATCGAGAACGGCAGGCTGGCGGGGCAGCTCAAGGACGTGGCGTACCAGGCGACGACGACCGACTTCTGGGGCTCGATGTCGGCGATCGGCGGCCCGGAGACGTATGTGCTGGGCGGCACCTTCAGTTGCGGCAAGGCGCAGCCGGGGCAGTCGGCGTCCGTCTCGCACGGCTGCCCGTCCGCGCTCTTCCGGAACGTCAACATCCTCAACACCACCCAGGAGGCCGGCCGATGA
- a CDS encoding metallopeptidase TldD-related protein, with protein MTRTTRTTEPHETVERALELSRADGCVVIADEESSANLRWAGNALTTNGETRGRTLTVIATVGGREGTASGVVSRAAVTADDLEPLVRAAEAAARESGPAQDARPLVEGVPHSADFAEPPAETSSDVFAAFAPALGESFARARAGGRQLYGFANHTLTSTYLGTSTGLRLRHDQPTGTLELNAKSPDRTKSAWAGRSTRDFTDVDPAELDAELAQRLAWAERTVELPAGRYETLLPPSAVADLLVYMFWSASGRDAHEGRTVFSKPGGGTRVGEKLAGLPLTLRSDPAEPGLESAPFVVAHASTDDWSVFDNGLPVGPTDWVREGTLQHLLTSRFTGDLTGLPVTPEADNLVLDGGGTKSLDEMVAGLGHDGPGLLLTCLWYIREVDPATLLLTGLTRDGVYLVEKGEVTGAVNNFRFNESPVDLLGRAAEAGATERTLPREWGDWFTRAAMPPVRVPDFNMSSVSQGV; from the coding sequence ATGACGCGGACGACCCGGACGACCGAGCCTCACGAGACCGTCGAGAGGGCCCTGGAGCTGTCGCGCGCCGACGGCTGCGTGGTGATCGCCGACGAGGAGTCGAGCGCGAACCTGCGGTGGGCGGGCAACGCGCTGACGACGAACGGCGAGACCCGCGGCCGTACGCTCACGGTCATCGCCACCGTCGGCGGCCGGGAGGGCACGGCCTCCGGCGTCGTCTCCCGGGCCGCGGTCACCGCGGACGACCTGGAGCCGCTGGTACGGGCCGCGGAGGCGGCGGCGCGGGAGAGCGGTCCCGCGCAGGACGCCCGGCCGCTGGTCGAGGGCGTGCCGCACTCGGCCGACTTCGCCGAGCCGCCCGCCGAGACCTCCTCCGACGTGTTCGCCGCCTTCGCGCCCGCGCTCGGCGAGTCCTTCGCCCGCGCCCGGGCCGGCGGCCGGCAGCTCTACGGCTTCGCGAACCACACGCTGACCTCCACCTACCTGGGCACCTCCACCGGGCTGCGGCTGCGCCACGACCAGCCGACCGGCACGCTGGAGCTGAACGCCAAGTCTCCGGACCGGACGAAGTCCGCCTGGGCGGGCCGGTCGACCCGGGACTTCACCGACGTGGACCCCGCCGAGCTGGACGCGGAGCTGGCGCAGCGGCTGGCGTGGGCGGAGCGGACGGTGGAGCTGCCCGCCGGGCGGTACGAGACGCTGCTGCCGCCGAGCGCGGTGGCGGACCTGCTGGTGTACATGTTCTGGTCGGCCTCCGGGCGGGACGCGCACGAGGGCCGCACGGTGTTCAGCAAGCCGGGCGGCGGCACGCGCGTCGGCGAGAAGCTGGCCGGGCTGCCGCTGACGCTGCGCAGCGACCCGGCGGAGCCGGGCCTGGAGTCGGCGCCGTTCGTCGTCGCGCACGCCTCCACCGACGACTGGTCGGTCTTCGACAACGGGCTGCCGGTCGGGCCCACGGACTGGGTGCGCGAGGGCACGCTGCAGCACCTGCTGACGAGCCGCTTCACCGGTGACCTCACAGGACTGCCCGTCACGCCCGAGGCGGACAACCTGGTGCTGGACGGGGGCGGCACGAAGTCGCTGGACGAGATGGTCGCGGGCCTCGGGCACGACGGGCCGGGGCTGCTGCTGACCTGCCTGTGGTACATCCGCGAGGTCGACCCGGCGACGCTGCTGCTCACCGGGCTGACCAGGGACGGCGTGTATCTGGTGGAGAAGGGCGAGGTGACCGGGGCGGTGAACAACTTCCGCTTCAACGAGTCGCCCGTCGACCTGCTGGGGCGTGCGGCCGAGGCCGGGGCCACGGAGCGGACGCTGCCGCGCGAGTGGGGCGACTGGTTCACGCGGGCGGCGATGCCGCCGGTCCGGGTCCCCGACTTCAACATGAGCTCGGTCAGCCAGGGCGTCTAG